The sequence TCGACTCCGCGCCGACACGTAGCGCGGCCGGCACGCCCTTCTCGGCTGCCGCGGCCCGCGCGCTCGCCGACGCGGAAGAGAGCATCAACGGCATGCACGCCCTGTGGATCGCCAACCCCAGCGGCGACGTCGTGGCGTCGAGCGACGAGCAATACCTCGGCCGGAGCTTCGCAGCGGATCCGGTGTTCACCGGCGGCCTCGTCCGGCCACAGCTCGGATTTCCATCCCTGTCGGACGACCGTTACCAAGCACGCGTCAGCGCGCCGGTCCGCGGGCCCAGTGGCGAGACGATCGGCGTCATCATGGGGCTCGTAGACGTGACGCCCCTCGCCAGCATCAGCTCGGACCCCGCCGGGCTCGGGAAGACGGGCGACTTGCTCGTCGGCGCCATGGTGGATGGGGAGATCGACATCCTGCTGCCGAATCGGTTCTCCGATCCCGTGCCCAACCTCGCCCCGGCGGACGTTCCCGCCATGGCGCGCTCCCTCGAGGGTAAGCGCGGCTTTTTGCGCATGCGCGACTATCGCGGGAACGACGTTCTCGCGGCGTACGAGCCTGCCACTCCGGACGGTTGGGGCATTGTCGCGACGATCGACGCGAGCGAGGCATACGGCTCCGCGGAGGCCCTGCGGTTCATTCTCGCCGGCATCGGGGTGCTGATTCTGTCGGCCGGTCTCTACGCGTCCTGGCTCTTGGCCCGGCGCTTTACCGAGCCGATCCGTCGAATGGCGGAGGCCTCGACCAACGTGGCCCACGGCCAGCTCACCGAACGGGTCCCCGTCACATCGATCGATGAGATCGGCACCCTGCAGCAGTCGTTCAACTTGATGACCAAGCGGCTGGCCGAGTCCTACGACTCTCTGGAGAACCGGGTCCGCCAGCGCACGCGTCAGCTCCGGGCCGCCAACGAGCAGCTCGAGGAGCAGAGCCGTCGGGCCCAGGCAGCCAACCGCGCGAAGAGCGAGTTCCTCGCGAGCATGTCCCACGAGCTGCGGACGCCGCTCAACGCCATCATTGGCTTCTCGGAGCTGCTGATCGACGAGCAGCCGAGCGGCTACGACCACGCCACCCGTGCGTCCTACCTCTCCAGCATCTACGAAAGCGGCAAGCATCTGCTGACCCTCATTAACGACATCCTCGACCTCTCCAAGGTCGAGGCAGGGCGGATGGAGCTGCGCCCCGAGCGATTCTCGCTTGCGGAGACCGTTCAGCACGTGCTGTCGACCGTGGAGCCGCTGGCGGCGGCCAAACACATTCGGTTCAGCGCCGATACCGCGTACGCAGGCGATGTCGTAGCGGACGAGGGGAAGGTCAAGCAGATCCTCTACAACCTCGTCTCCAACGCCATCAAGTTCACGCCAGATGACGGCCGGATCCACGTCTCCATCGGCCAGGATGCCAGCGGCACGGTCGTGAGCGTTGAGGACTCCGGAATCGGCATTGCTCCGGAGGACCGGGAACGGATCTTCCTCGAATTCCAGCAGCTCGATGCCGGCCCTGGACGCCAGCACGAAGGAACTGGCCTGGGCCTCGCCCTTACCAAGCGCTTCGTCGAGCTGCATGGCGGTCGGATCTGGGTCGATGGGGAGCCCGGGCAGGGCAGCATCTTCCGATTCACGCTGCCGACACCCACGCCGGCCGACGACGAAGATCCCATCACCGAGGTTGTCTTCCCCATCGCCGAAGTGCAGATGCCCGAGGATCCCCGTGGGCTCGTTCTCGTGGTGGAGGACGACCCACGATCCGCGAATCTCGTCGCCCTCTACCTCGCGCGCGGCGGATATCGCGTGGAGATGGCGACGAACGGGCGTGAAGCGATCGAGAAAGCGCAAGCACTCCGCCCCATCGCCATCACGCTGGACGTGATCCTGCCGGACCTGGACGGCTGGGAAGTTCTGAAAGAGCTGAAGCAGAACGAGGTGACCCGCGAGATCCCAGTCGTCATTATCTCGGTGGTGGACAACCAGCGCCTGGGCTTCGCCCTTGGCGCTGACGACTATCTCGTCAAGCCTATCGATCGCAACGCATTGCTTTCGCGGCTCGAGCAATATGGGAACAAGACGCCCACGCAAAGGCAGACGGCGCGCGTCCTGCTCATCGACGACACCCCGTCGGCCCTGGAGCTGTACCAAGGAATGCTGTCGCCTGCTGGCTACACGGCGCTCACCGCGTCGGGCGGCGCGGAGGGGATTCGGCTGGCCAGGTCCGAACACCCGGACGTCATTCTGCTCGATCTGATGATGCCGGAGGTCAGCGGGTTCGATGTCGTCACCACGCTCAAGTCTGATCCGGAGACACAGGACATCCCCATCCTGATCGTCACCGCGAAAGAGCTCACCGAAGCCGACAAAGCTGCGCTCAACGGCCGCGTGTCGACGATTCTGCAAAAAGGGTCGATGGCGACCATCGACCTCCTCTCCTGGCTGAACGACACGGTCAGTCGGCTGGGCAGGGCGCGGGAGGTCGCCGGTGCCATTGGCTGAGAACCTCGCACAAATGCTCGTCCTGATCGTGGAGGACAACCCGGCGAGCATGCTGCTCACCGACGCGGTGCTCAAACGGGCAGGCTTCCTCACGCTCGGGGCCACGTGCGCTGACGAAGTCCGCGAACGGCTCCGCGACTATCGGCCGGACCTCATCCTCATGGACCTCCAACTTCCAGGAGTCGACGGATTGACGTTGACCCGCGAATTGAAGTCGGACCCGTCCCTCGCGGACATCCCCGTCGTGGCGCTCAGCGCCCACGCCATGAAGGAGGACCGGTGGCGCGTACTGACCGCCGGTTGCGACGGATACATCGCGAAACCGTTCGACACCCGTTCCATCGGTCGCGAGGTGGAACACTACATCGCCGAGGCGAGAGCGCGCGGAATGAAGAGGAGATAACGGATGGCTGCTGAGCGCGAAGCCCAGATTCTTGTCATCGACGACAATCCCCAGAACGTCGCGCTCGTCCAGGCCCAACTCGAGCGAGCGGGATACCGCGTGACCTGCGCCGAGAGCGGGACCGCTGGCCTGGATGCCGCCGAGCGGATGCACCCGGACCTGATCCTGCTCGACGTGATGATGCCCGGCATGGACGGGTACCAGGTTTGCGAGATTCTGCGGCGAAACCCGAGCTTGAGCGCGATCCCGATCGTGATGCTCACATCCTTGCACGAGCGCACGGACAAGCTGCGCGCGCTCGATTCTGGCGCGGACGATTTCCTGTCGAAGCCAGTCGACCGCGCCGAGCTCATGGCGCGGGTCCGGTCCCTTCTGCGCATGAAGCGCACGTACGACGATCTGGCGCAGAGCAAGGTCGAGGTCGAACAGCAGGCGCATCAGCTCGCGGCAGCCAAGAGCCGCGCGGAGGCGATCCTCTCCAGCATGAGCGACGGCGTGTTCGTAACGGACGAGCGGGCCCACATTACCTACGTCAATCGCGCCGTCGAGAAGATTACCGGCATGGCGGCCGACGACTGCCTTGGTCGGCCGTGGTACGAAGCCCTATCCGTTCGCGACCGCAATGGTCAGCCCATCGACCCGCGAAGCTGCCCCATCGTCCAGGTCATGAAGTCCGGAGCGCCGGTGCCTCCTCGAGAGCTCGGCGTTTGGCGCAACGACGGCACCGAGATCGCGATAAGCCTCGCCGCTGCGCCGGTGACCGGCGTCCACGACAAGCCGATCGGCGGCGTTGCCGTCTTTCGAGACGTCACGAGCGAGCGCGAGGTTCATCGGATGAAGGAGGACTTCGTGGGCCTCGTCTCCCACGAACTGCGGACGCCGCTCGCCGCCATCTATGGGTTCGCGGAGCTGCTTCTGCAGCGCGAGCGGCTGAGCGACACGGCCCGCACCTTTGTCGAGACCATGTATAAGGAAGCAGACCGCATGTCCGGTCTCGTGAATGACTTTCTCGACATCGAGAGGCTCGCCTCGGGCAGAATGTCTTTCCACTTCCGGTCAGTGCAGCTCGACGAGGTCCTGGCCGAGGCGCGCGAGAGCCTCGCCAGTCAGCTCTCCCAGCACACGATCGTGGTCGACATCCCGAAGGATCGCGTCTACGTGCGCGCCGACAGAGATCGGCTCGTGCAAGTCCTTCTGAACCTCTTGTCCAATGCCATCAAGTACAGCCCAGATGGCGGCGAAATCCGCATCTCGGCGCGTCCCGAGGGTCGGGAGGTCCGGATCTCCGTCAGCGATGAGGGGCTCGGTTTGCCTCCAGGCGCCATACCCAAGCTTTTTCAGAAGTTCTATCGCGTCGAGGAGCCGGCGCACCGAAAGGTCGCGGGCACCGGCCTCGGGCTCGCGATCTGCAAGCAGATCGCGGAGGGGAACGGTGGGCGCATATGGGCCGAGAGCCCGGGGATCGGACTGGGCAGCACGTTCACCTTCACCGTCCCACTCTCTGGAATTCCCGCCCACCGGCCAGCGAGTAGCTCCATTGGGACAGCGCACGGTCGGATCCTTCTGGCGAAGGACGATCCGAGCATCGCCGCGCTCATCCTCGAGCAGCTCGGCTCGATCGGATATGCCGTGGAAGCGGTCTCGAGTGGCGAGGACGCGATCAATCACGTCCGCGCAGAGCGGCCCGCGGCCGTCGTGCTCGACGTAGGGTTGACGGGGCGTCTGGACGGGTGGGGCGTGATGGCCGCGCTTCGCGATGATCCGGCCACGGCCGACATTCCCATCATTATGGTCTCAGGCCGCGACGACCAGGACCGCGGCATGGCGCTCGGGGTCGAGGAATTTCTCGTCAAACCGGTCCCGGCCCAGCGATTGATCGCGTGCATCCGTCGGCACGCGGGCGAACCCGGTGAGCGTCCGGTCGTGGTCGCCGACGACGATCCCAACGTCCGCAGCGTCGTGCAGGGCATGCTGGAGGACGCCGGATTTGCCGTCGTCCCTGCCTCGGATGGTAGGGAGGCCCTCGACAGGCTCCACTCGTGCACGCCCCTTGCGCTGGTGCTCGACCTGGTAATGCCGGAGGTCGACGGCTTCGGCGTTCTCGAAGAAATCCGCGCCGACCCGTCTCTCCGCGACCTCCCCGTCGTCGTTCTCACAGCGAAGAATCTTGCTCCGGAGGAACGCGATCAGCTCAACCTCCGAACCGCGGAAACCCTCTACAAGCCAGGCGGCACAGGGACGGAGATCACGGCCGCCATCCTCCGCGCGATCCAGGTTGGCGGATCGCAGAGCACGCCGTGCTCCGCCACGCGCCGATCCTCCCCCGAAGGAACGGCCGTCCCGAAGAAATGAAGCGCCCGGCGACGGCGGCCGCCTCAACGTCGGATTCGGGCCCCAAGCGCGGCGCGCATTGCCAGCACCGCGAAGGCGGGCAGGGCGAGCTGGCGCCGCCAGCGCCACGGCTCCCTGGCGAGCCGATAGGCCCATTCGAGCTCCAGCCGGCGGACCCAGCCCGGCGCCCGCGAGCTTCGGCCCGCGAAGAAATTCAGGACGCCCCCGACGCCAATCTGTACGGGCACTCCCGTGGCGCCTTGATTCCTCGCGATCCACAGCTCCTGTCGCGGCGCTCCATAGGCGACGAGGAGCACGTGAACCGGTGACGCCCGGCAAATGGCGCGCTGGATGGCGGCATCCTCCCGCGGGTCCGGCGAACCGGATGCCGCGCCCGCCACGACGAGACCGGAGAACTCGCGCTCCAGCCAGGTTCCGGCCGCCTCAGCTACGCCGGGCTGCGCGCCAAGGAGGAACCATCGCCATCCTTCGACGGCCGATCGCGCCGCGAGCCTGAGCACGAGATCTGTCCCGCGCACGTGGCTCCGGAGCGGCCGTCCAGCCATCCGCGCGGCGAACAGCAGCCCGATACCGTCCGGAATGGCGAGGTCCGATGTGTTGAGCACTTCGCGGTAGTGGGGATCTTGCCGCGCGTGCATCACGATCTCCGGGTTCGGCGTGATGACGCGATGAGGTCGCCCGGACTCAATGAAGCCGATCAGGGCCCCCAACGCCGAGGCGAACGTCACGTCGTGCACGCGCACGCCGAGCACCGAGACTACGCGCTCCGGATCAAAGGGTTCCGTCGGTTCACCCATGACGATTGATCCCGCCTTTGGCAATGCGTGACCGCACTATGGGTACACTGTGACGCTGGCCGCGCCAGCGCCCCGATCCAACTTCGGAGACTTCGGTTGGCGATTCTTATCACCGGACTCGGATATGTTGGCTCGGCGCTCGCTCAGCGCCTCCTCGATCGTGGCGAGCGCGTGATCGGGGTCGAGAACTTCTTCTCAACGCCGAAGCCCGCGCTCGCCCCCCTCCAGCGTGCTGATCGTTTCACGTTGATCGATGGGTCCATCGCCGATCGGTCGACCCTCGATCGAGCCTTTTCAATCGACGCGGTCGACAGGGTCGTTCACCTCGCGGCGCAGTCCAGCACGAATCCACGAGCAGCCCCGGTGGAGGTCACCCAGGAGACGAATTTTACGGGTCCGCGAATCGTCCTCGAGGCCTGTCGTCAGCATGGGGTCTCCCAGGTCGTGTTTGTGAGCTCAATGCGCCTGTACCGAACGCCATTGCCGCGGCGTCTCACAGAATCGTCGCCCGTTGAGCCGACAGATTTGGTTCACCTCTCGCAGCTCTACGGAGAGATGCTGCTCACGGCGTATGCGGAAGATTGTGGCCGTGAACACGTGGGGGGACGGGCCCGGTGCTTCTCCGGCGTCGCTCTGCGGCTCGGCATCGTCCACGGACTCAGCCCCGTTATGAAGGCCGATCCGCGATTCCTCGCCGCTCCGCAACTCTTCTGCCACCAGGCGGCGCGCGGTGAGCCACTCCGGGTCGCGACCGGGCCCCGCACGTCCCTGGCGTTCGTCCACATCGACGACGCGGTCGAAGCGCTGGTTCGAAGCTGCACCGGGACGTCACTGCCGCCCATCCTCAACGTGGCGAGCGAAGTGCGCAGCGTGGCCTCCATCGCGCGCGCAGTGCGTGACGCGGGCCGTCGCCGTGGCCTCCGCGTCGACATTCGGTATGAGGGCCGGCCATCGCGCGCCTCATCCCGCACGGTCCCTGCCCACGAGGCCCTCGGATTTCGACCGGCGCTGCGATTCGAGCGATCCGTGGGTCCGGTTCTGGATCACTATCTGTCCACGAGTCGCGTGTAGTGCGGATCCTGGTCACGGGCGCCACGGGGTTCATCGGGCGCCACCTGGCGGCCGCCCTGGCCGGTGGAGGGCACACCGTGATCTCCGCTTCCCGCGCGCGGGTTGGACCGCCGGAGGCGTCCACGCACGTTTCTTTCGACGTTGCCTCCCTTGCGCCCTTTCCGGACGTCGGACACGTGGATTCCGTCGTTCACCTCGCGGGCAATGGGAACACCCTGGACGCCTGGAAGCGCCCGGCCGAGGTAGCCCAGGTGAACGCGCAGGGAACGCTTCGTGCCATCGAAGTCGCGATGCGAAGCGACGCGGGGTTTATCCTCGCGTCGAGCCAGCGCGTTTATCAGCCCGGTCCCGAGCCACTTTCCGAAGACGACTTTACCCGTCCGACCGATCCGTATGGCTACACGAAGTTGTGCGCTGAGCGTTATGTCGAGATGGCTGGCCGCCTGTTCGGTCTGCGTGGCTCTGTCCTCCGGTTCTTTTCCGTCTACGGACCCGGGCAGCGGATCGCATCCGGCCAGAGCGGCGTCGTCGCCCTTTTTGGACAGCGCGCCCTCCACGGCGAGCCGCTCGTCGTCAAGAGCCACGAGATGAAAGACTTCATGGACGTTTCCGACGCGGTCGAAGGGATCTGCGCCGCCCTCAGCCGGCCGACAACCCCGCCGCGGACGTACAATATCGCGACCGGAACGCCGACCAGCGTGCTCCAGCTCGCGCGCGTCGTGAAGGCTGCAACCCGTAGCGCGTCCGAAATCGTCGAGGACTATTCGGAGGGCGACCCGGGAGGGCTCGTCGCCAGGATTGATCGGGCCCGGACGGAGCTCGGGTTCTATCCCCGAATCACGCTGACTGATGGAGTTCGTCGCTATGCGGACTGGCTCGCCGCCGCTGGCCCGGATCCTGCTGAAAGCGCGGCCGACTGAATCCCAGCTTGCCGATCGGCTCGCGCCACCAATGCCGGATGGTCTCGAGCTGTACCTCGATCGGGCCGACATCGCGGATGCGCCGACGTGCGACGCGGTGGTCGACCGCATTCGCGAACGTCAGCTCCCCGCGGATTTCGCAATCGTGGTGGAGGGACCGATTCGCTCCCTCGACAATTCGTACGTGGATGTGAGCGCGTGCACCGACGCGACGCGGGAGCTCATCCGTCGACTGGGTGAGATGGCGGCGAGACTCGCGGCGCCGGGGGTGGTCATGCACTGCATCATGCCCCGGTTCTCCCTCACCGACGAAGATTGGGACCAACGCGACGCGGCGCTGGAAGCCGCCCTGGAGTTCGCTCGGTTTTACGCGGAAACGCTTCTGCCCATGGGCGTCACGCCGGTGATCGAGAACGTGCCGCCGGTGCTGCGCATGCGTGAGGGCCGGTATCTCTTCACACCCCTCGGCATGTCGCCCCAGGACATTCAGTGGCTCATCGAGCGTGTGCCGGGACTCATGGCGACCCTCGACATCTCCCACGCCCAGCTCTACGTCAACGCACGCGGCATGGCCGATCGCGATGAGAGCGACTCCGGTGTGCAGCCGTTGATGCGCTACCTGCGGAAATTCCCGACCATCGACTCGGTGGAAGACTTCATCGACGTGCTCGGGCCTTCGATCTTCGAGGCGCACGTGTCCAACGCCAGTGGCCTTCTGGGTGAAGGAGCGCCGTACGATGAGGGCGACATCGACATGAGCCGTGTGATCGGCCGGCTTGCGCGGTGCGCCCGATTTCTCGTCACGGAGACGCTCGAGGCGGACAACGACCGCGCCATATACATGCGGGCCGCTCAGCGCGGCATGGCCTCAGTGCTCTCCCAACTGATGAACCATCCGTGACTCCCGATGATCTTCGAAGCGTTCACGAGGGCGAGATCCTGCTTGGACGCCGCCGCCGCTTCATCGAGATTACTGCGGGTCTTCGGGTCCTCCAGGGAGCCAGTGCTCTCATCACCGGCGCCGGAGGCTCAGTCGGGTCTGCGCTGGCGCGACGTCTCGGCACGCTGGGTGTCGCGCAGATCACGGCCGTAGATCATCACGAGGCGTCGCTGTTTCGCCTGGGGCGCGATACGGCAGGGAGTGCGCCCATCGCACTACGGCTGGCCGACGTCCGCAACGTCGATAAGATGGCCCGGATTCTGCGCGAGTACCGGCCCACCGCCGTATTTCACCTCGCAGCCTACAAGCACGTGCCCATTGGCGAGCAGGAGCCGGACGAAGTGATGACGGTGAACGTCCAAGCGACCGCCGAGCTTTTACGCGCCGCGTCAAGTGCCGGCGTCGATCATTTCGTCTACCCATCCAGCGACAAGGCAGTGAACCCGCCCAGCCTATACGGCGCATCGAAACGCCTCGCCGAGTCCGCCGTTCTTGCACGAGCGATGGATAGCTCGGCCATGGCAGTCCACGTCGTTCGGTACGTCAACATCCTGGGAACGAACGGGAGTGTTATCGAGACCTTTGCGCGCCAGATTCGCGAGGGGTTGCCCCTGACACTGACCGACGCGCACATGACCCGCTACTGGATGACGATGGACGAGGCGATCGACATGGTTATCCACGCGTTGGCGCTCTCCAGCGGCTCGTGCACCATGCTTGACGTGGGGGAGCCGATCCCCGTCCGCGAGATGGCCGTCCGCGTCGCGCGCCTCGTCGCCCCGGAGTTGGACACGCCTCCAACGATGGTTGAGACGGGTCCACGACCCGGCGAGCGGTTGGCCGAGGAATTATTCAGCCGGAGCGAGCGGCCTCTGGGCAGGGAGCTGGATGACGTGTGGGAGATCGCTCACGCCCGTCGCGCTGAATGCTCGGGGCGGATCCGGGCGATGCTCGACGAGCTCGAGCGACTGATCGCCGAGGCTCCGCCGGATTGCCTGCGCACGAGAGCTATGGAGCTCGCCGCCGAGCTGCAGTGACGTCCCAATGACCATTCACGTCTGGTATCTCATGATCTTTTCCACGGCGGCGGTCTTAACCCAGCCGCTCATGCGCCTCGCGGAACGGATCGGCACTTCCGCCGGGGTAGTGGACCGACCGCGGCTTGGCGAAGTCCAGACCCACGTCGTCCCGCGGACGGGCGGTTACGCGGTATTCGTCGCGGTGTGGGCGGCGGTGCTCGTGAGCTTCGCGGCGAGCGCGCCGGGCGTCGAGCACCTATCCGCTGACAATGAGCGGCTCGTTGGCGTGTTTCTGGGCTCGGTCGCCCTGCTCCCGCTTGCGATGGTCGACGACGTGCGACGGCTTGGACCCGGCGCCCAGATCTCGTGGCAGATCGTCGCCGCGGCCATCCCAACGCTGTTCGGGCTCCGGATGGACGAGATCGCGACCCCATTTGGCATCGTCAGCCTGCCCGAGGCGGCGGCGATTACCCTCGCGGTCGTGTGGGTCGTGGCGATGATCAATGCGATCAACTTGCTGGACACCATGGACGGGATGGCGACGGGCGTCGCCGGCATCGCATGTCTTGTCCTCTTCGTCCGCACGGTGTGGTTCAGCCAGGCGTCGATCGCGGTGCTGCCGCTGGCCCTGGGTGGCGCATGCCTGAG is a genomic window of Chloroflexota bacterium containing:
- a CDS encoding WecB/TagA/CpsF family glycosyltransferase encodes the protein MGEPTEPFDPERVVSVLGVRVHDVTFASALGALIGFIESGRPHRVITPNPEIVMHARQDPHYREVLNTSDLAIPDGIGLLFAARMAGRPLRSHVRGTDLVLRLAARSAVEGWRWFLLGAQPGVAEAAGTWLEREFSGLVVAGAASGSPDPREDAAIQRAICRASPVHVLLVAYGAPRQELWIARNQGATGVPVQIGVGGVLNFFAGRSSRAPGWVRRLELEWAYRLAREPWRWRRQLALPAFAVLAMRAALGARIRR
- a CDS encoding polysaccharide biosynthesis protein, with the translated sequence MTPDDLRSVHEGEILLGRRRRFIEITAGLRVLQGASALITGAGGSVGSALARRLGTLGVAQITAVDHHEASLFRLGRDTAGSAPIALRLADVRNVDKMARILREYRPTAVFHLAAYKHVPIGEQEPDEVMTVNVQATAELLRAASSAGVDHFVYPSSDKAVNPPSLYGASKRLAESAVLARAMDSSAMAVHVVRYVNILGTNGSVIETFARQIREGLPLTLTDAHMTRYWMTMDEAIDMVIHALALSSGSCTMLDVGEPIPVREMAVRVARLVAPELDTPPTMVETGPRPGERLAEELFSRSERPLGRELDDVWEIAHARRAECSGRIRAMLDELERLIAEAPPDCLRTRAMELAAELQ
- a CDS encoding TIM barrel protein, which translates into the protein MRTGSPPLARILLKARPTESQLADRLAPPMPDGLELYLDRADIADAPTCDAVVDRIRERQLPADFAIVVEGPIRSLDNSYVDVSACTDATRELIRRLGEMAARLAAPGVVMHCIMPRFSLTDEDWDQRDAALEAALEFARFYAETLLPMGVTPVIENVPPVLRMREGRYLFTPLGMSPQDIQWLIERVPGLMATLDISHAQLYVNARGMADRDESDSGVQPLMRYLRKFPTIDSVEDFIDVLGPSIFEAHVSNASGLLGEGAPYDEGDIDMSRVIGRLARCARFLVTETLEADNDRAIYMRAAQRGMASVLSQLMNHP
- a CDS encoding response regulator encodes the protein MAAEREAQILVIDDNPQNVALVQAQLERAGYRVTCAESGTAGLDAAERMHPDLILLDVMMPGMDGYQVCEILRRNPSLSAIPIVMLTSLHERTDKLRALDSGADDFLSKPVDRAELMARVRSLLRMKRTYDDLAQSKVEVEQQAHQLAAAKSRAEAILSSMSDGVFVTDERAHITYVNRAVEKITGMAADDCLGRPWYEALSVRDRNGQPIDPRSCPIVQVMKSGAPVPPRELGVWRNDGTEIAISLAAAPVTGVHDKPIGGVAVFRDVTSEREVHRMKEDFVGLVSHELRTPLAAIYGFAELLLQRERLSDTARTFVETMYKEADRMSGLVNDFLDIERLASGRMSFHFRSVQLDEVLAEARESLASQLSQHTIVVDIPKDRVYVRADRDRLVQVLLNLLSNAIKYSPDGGEIRISARPEGREVRISVSDEGLGLPPGAIPKLFQKFYRVEEPAHRKVAGTGLGLAICKQIAEGNGGRIWAESPGIGLGSTFTFTVPLSGIPAHRPASSSIGTAHGRILLAKDDPSIAALILEQLGSIGYAVEAVSSGEDAINHVRAERPAAVVLDVGLTGRLDGWGVMAALRDDPATADIPIIMVSGRDDQDRGMALGVEEFLVKPVPAQRLIACIRRHAGEPGERPVVVADDDPNVRSVVQGMLEDAGFAVVPASDGREALDRLHSCTPLALVLDLVMPEVDGFGVLEEIRADPSLRDLPVVVLTAKNLAPEERDQLNLRTAETLYKPGGTGTEITAAILRAIQVGGSQSTPCSATRRSSPEGTAVPKK
- a CDS encoding response regulator, whose protein sequence is MPLAENLAQMLVLIVEDNPASMLLTDAVLKRAGFLTLGATCADEVRERLRDYRPDLILMDLQLPGVDGLTLTRELKSDPSLADIPVVALSAHAMKEDRWRVLTAGCDGYIAKPFDTRSIGREVEHYIAEARARGMKRR
- a CDS encoding NAD(P)-dependent oxidoreductase; this translates as MAILITGLGYVGSALAQRLLDRGERVIGVENFFSTPKPALAPLQRADRFTLIDGSIADRSTLDRAFSIDAVDRVVHLAAQSSTNPRAAPVEVTQETNFTGPRIVLEACRQHGVSQVVFVSSMRLYRTPLPRRLTESSPVEPTDLVHLSQLYGEMLLTAYAEDCGREHVGGRARCFSGVALRLGIVHGLSPVMKADPRFLAAPQLFCHQAARGEPLRVATGPRTSLAFVHIDDAVEALVRSCTGTSLPPILNVASEVRSVASIARAVRDAGRRRGLRVDIRYEGRPSRASSRTVPAHEALGFRPALRFERSVGPVLDHYLSTSRV
- a CDS encoding NAD(P)-dependent oxidoreductase — encoded protein: MRILVTGATGFIGRHLAAALAGGGHTVISASRARVGPPEASTHVSFDVASLAPFPDVGHVDSVVHLAGNGNTLDAWKRPAEVAQVNAQGTLRAIEVAMRSDAGFILASSQRVYQPGPEPLSEDDFTRPTDPYGYTKLCAERYVEMAGRLFGLRGSVLRFFSVYGPGQRIASGQSGVVALFGQRALHGEPLVVKSHEMKDFMDVSDAVEGICAALSRPTTPPRTYNIATGTPTSVLQLARVVKAATRSASEIVEDYSEGDPGGLVARIDRARTELGFYPRITLTDGVRRYADWLAAAGPDPAESAAD
- a CDS encoding response regulator, with the protein product MRRTSLRRAPLWYRLVHSARSSLALKLAVFVGGIVLLTAGSIGFAGLAFTDAVISAQVDQRLSIIAADRRDMLSAYIRGQKDEINVVAKRPLVRQLLDSAPTRSAAGTPFSAAAARALADAEESINGMHALWIANPSGDVVASSDEQYLGRSFAADPVFTGGLVRPQLGFPSLSDDRYQARVSAPVRGPSGETIGVIMGLVDVTPLASISSDPAGLGKTGDLLVGAMVDGEIDILLPNRFSDPVPNLAPADVPAMARSLEGKRGFLRMRDYRGNDVLAAYEPATPDGWGIVATIDASEAYGSAEALRFILAGIGVLILSAGLYASWLLARRFTEPIRRMAEASTNVAHGQLTERVPVTSIDEIGTLQQSFNLMTKRLAESYDSLENRVRQRTRQLRAANEQLEEQSRRAQAANRAKSEFLASMSHELRTPLNAIIGFSELLIDEQPSGYDHATRASYLSSIYESGKHLLTLINDILDLSKVEAGRMELRPERFSLAETVQHVLSTVEPLAAAKHIRFSADTAYAGDVVADEGKVKQILYNLVSNAIKFTPDDGRIHVSIGQDASGTVVSVEDSGIGIAPEDRERIFLEFQQLDAGPGRQHEGTGLGLALTKRFVELHGGRIWVDGEPGQGSIFRFTLPTPTPADDEDPITEVVFPIAEVQMPEDPRGLVLVVEDDPRSANLVALYLARGGYRVEMATNGREAIEKAQALRPIAITLDVILPDLDGWEVLKELKQNEVTREIPVVIISVVDNQRLGFALGADDYLVKPIDRNALLSRLEQYGNKTPTQRQTARVLLIDDTPSALELYQGMLSPAGYTALTASGGAEGIRLARSEHPDVILLDLMMPEVSGFDVVTTLKSDPETQDIPILIVTAKELTEADKAALNGRVSTILQKGSMATIDLLSWLNDTVSRLGRAREVAGAIG
- a CDS encoding MraY family glycosyltransferase codes for the protein MTIHVWYLMIFSTAAVLTQPLMRLAERIGTSAGVVDRPRLGEVQTHVVPRTGGYAVFVAVWAAVLVSFAASAPGVEHLSADNERLVGVFLGSVALLPLAMVDDVRRLGPGAQISWQIVAAAIPTLFGLRMDEIATPFGIVSLPEAAAITLAVVWVVAMINAINLLDTMDGMATGVAGIACLVLFVRTVWFSQASIAVLPLALGGACLSFLQRNWHPSKVILGSSGSLFLGYLLGVITVIGGAKIGTAFLVLAVPILDVAWVMYRRVASGRSPFRGGDGQHLPHRLRVLGLSDRRIVLLVYAVCALIGAAVLAMHSILPTIQKAYLAAVVVAGVSAMLVLVGRATARLGSSPDPTAPITHRREP